One window of the Chryseobacterium camelliae genome contains the following:
- a CDS encoding S66 peptidase family protein, translating to MSKIILPEPLKSGDAIAIISPAGSVDPAQLEQGLQMIRNKGFEPVLGEHVYSRFSNGYSYAGTEQERMEDISNALNDPDIKAVWASRGGYGCQHLLRKLKIKSFKKSPKWYIGYSDNTVIQSYLMKKGYASVHGQTVKTSSFGVTEESYERIFGILAGNLPDYTLLPHSLNRSGEAEGKLIGGNLALVYALLGTKYSFDFKDHILFIEDIGENFYALDRMIMSLELAGVFKKIKGLIIGGMTNMGEEKDNAEYNESFDGLAYRIISEKVSGYKFPVAFGFPNGHIRDNRPLIIGGHLSLKVGETVSLHFRN from the coding sequence ATGAGCAAAATAATACTTCCGGAACCACTAAAAAGCGGTGATGCTATTGCTATCATCTCTCCTGCTGGTTCTGTAGATCCCGCTCAGCTGGAGCAGGGATTGCAGATGATCCGCAACAAAGGCTTCGAACCTGTTTTGGGAGAGCACGTATACAGCCGTTTTTCAAACGGGTATTCCTATGCAGGAACCGAACAGGAAAGGATGGAAGACATCAGCAATGCCCTTAATGATCCTGACATCAAAGCGGTTTGGGCTTCCCGAGGCGGATACGGCTGTCAGCACCTGCTCCGGAAGCTTAAAATCAAATCATTCAAAAAAAGTCCGAAATGGTACATCGGCTATTCAGATAATACAGTGATCCAGAGTTACCTGATGAAGAAGGGATATGCTTCTGTCCACGGACAGACAGTAAAAACATCCAGCTTTGGGGTAACGGAAGAAAGCTATGAAAGGATCTTCGGTATCCTCGCCGGAAACCTTCCTGATTATACCCTGCTTCCCCACTCCCTGAACCGGTCCGGAGAGGCAGAAGGAAAGCTGATCGGAGGAAACCTTGCTCTGGTATATGCCCTTCTGGGCACCAAATATTCTTTTGATTTCAAAGACCACATCCTTTTTATCGAAGATATCGGAGAAAACTTTTACGCGCTGGACCGCATGATCATGAGCCTGGAGCTTGCCGGTGTCTTTAAGAAGATCAAAGGACTGATCATTGGTGGCATGACCAATATGGGAGAGGAAAAGGATAATGCAGAATATAATGAAAGCTTTGACGGACTGGCCTACCGGATCATCTCAGAAAAGGTTTCGGGATATAAGTTTCCGGTTGCTTTTGGCTTCCCGAACGGGCATATCCGGGATAACAGGCCTTTGATTATAGGAGGGCACCTTTCCTTAAAGGTGGGAGAAACTGTTTCATTACATTTCAGGAACTGA
- the rpiB gene encoding ribose 5-phosphate isomerase B, with protein MKRKIAIAADHAGFEYKEIVKNFLSENFEVQDFGTLSTASVDYPDFVHPAATSVENGENELGILICGSGNGVQITANKHQKIRCALCWMPEIAVLARQHNDANMISIPARFISKELAIEIAEKFLSTDFEGGRHQTRVDKIAYC; from the coding sequence ATGAAAAGAAAAATCGCTATTGCGGCTGACCACGCTGGTTTTGAGTACAAAGAAATTGTTAAGAACTTTCTTTCAGAAAACTTTGAGGTTCAGGATTTTGGAACTTTATCCACAGCGAGTGTGGATTATCCTGACTTTGTACACCCCGCTGCGACCTCTGTGGAGAACGGAGAAAATGAGCTGGGTATCCTGATCTGCGGAAGCGGAAACGGAGTGCAGATTACAGCCAATAAGCATCAGAAGATAAGATGTGCGCTTTGCTGGATGCCGGAGATTGCAGTACTGGCAAGACAGCATAATGACGCCAATATGATTTCCATCCCGGCAAGATTCATATCCAAGGAGCTGGCTATAGAAATTGCAGAGAAATTCCTGTCTACCGACTTTGAAGGCGGCAGGCATCAGACCAGAGTAGATAAAATTGCATATTGCTAA
- a CDS encoding tetratricopeptide repeat protein: MKKNIFFLLAFCLVASCATKTKRPEQRSKFMKGFSTYYNTLFNAKDALNSEFESRDKNHKDNFYAPYIPILTYEDQPLGSDLGQSAAFAENSMKMAEVNRQPANNNGRGAPGMPPQMPQGMPGGPGVPGGMNAGNSISEDPNQPEKKGASTLQIAEAKALKAINKYSVIKNGEEKNKQIFDAYMILVQSRIYQNKPLEALDALNYVFTHMKDDKRAPLAKIYQGVAYNEMKDYHRAQEIFEKTRAEGVDKSQDKLLSIYYSESLLDAGKKQEAVKELDRAFDLNTDRKLKSRIAFLRGQVLENLNQNDKARESFLAAYKYANDFEFEVKSQIEIAKTFNGTGDYNGARAYLENISSKGTYSSRKNEFYYALGLMANKAGKKDEAQQFFRQSLKEKVSDPQVRGLAYYEIGKNYLDKNDYIGAGSYYDSALAVMTYEPSKILLQDQAAYIKKISKNYYLIKKNDSILALAKMNDAQKTDFFSKYIAKLKAKEEKEELERRRAERNKGFDTGDYSANSVFANSSNSFEDFGVASRGFYFSNTGTVSKGSSSFKQVWGERALVDNWRYSKKMTTIEDMKSEALGVAAAPNPRRYEPAFYIEQIPTDASKLDVLKKDRDTASLGLGIMYQNYFTNTPLATKTLYDLVDVKPEEKVMLQALYEIFAMNYLKNPQAAERAKQILLKDYPYTSYAEFARNPKNSTFVKSSPEVENEYKRAYALFESEKFAESREVLDQMIQKYPKDAMVPKLYLLNAFNAGKSSGKEVMILQLEQIALNYSKTPEGLKAKEMLNYLKSDLSFQPTDNRGNPMNPQANRAASQQGTAQNVNAVLNGPPAQPNNNNNQPKKPGNNTNSNMQQMRMQNNSGNMPAKPQ, encoded by the coding sequence ATGAAAAAGAATATATTCTTCCTTTTAGCATTTTGCCTGGTCGCTTCCTGTGCCACAAAAACCAAACGGCCGGAACAGCGATCCAAATTCATGAAAGGATTTTCCACATATTACAATACACTGTTCAATGCAAAGGATGCATTGAACAGTGAGTTTGAAAGCAGGGATAAGAACCATAAGGACAATTTCTACGCACCATACATCCCCATCCTTACCTACGAAGACCAGCCTCTGGGCAGCGACCTGGGCCAGTCGGCTGCTTTTGCCGAAAATTCCATGAAAATGGCGGAAGTGAACCGGCAGCCGGCCAACAATAATGGCAGGGGAGCCCCTGGAATGCCTCCGCAGATGCCACAGGGTATGCCGGGCGGTCCGGGAGTGCCAGGCGGAATGAATGCAGGAAATTCCATTTCGGAAGATCCCAATCAGCCGGAAAAGAAAGGGGCATCCACCCTTCAGATTGCAGAAGCAAAAGCCTTAAAGGCGATCAATAAATATTCGGTTATTAAAAACGGGGAAGAAAAAAACAAGCAGATTTTTGATGCCTACATGATCCTGGTACAGTCCAGGATTTACCAGAATAAGCCATTGGAAGCACTGGACGCCCTCAATTATGTGTTTACCCATATGAAGGATGATAAAAGAGCCCCGCTGGCCAAAATTTACCAGGGAGTAGCCTACAATGAAATGAAGGATTACCACCGGGCGCAGGAGATTTTTGAAAAAACAAGGGCGGAAGGTGTAGATAAATCCCAGGATAAATTACTGAGTATTTATTATTCGGAATCGCTGCTGGATGCAGGCAAAAAGCAGGAAGCCGTGAAGGAGCTCGACCGTGCCTTCGACCTGAATACCGACAGGAAGCTGAAAAGCAGGATTGCATTCCTGAGAGGGCAGGTGCTTGAAAACCTCAACCAAAACGATAAGGCAAGAGAAAGCTTCCTTGCTGCATACAAATATGCCAATGATTTTGAATTTGAGGTGAAATCACAGATCGAAATCGCGAAGACGTTCAATGGGACCGGGGATTATAACGGAGCGAGGGCTTATCTCGAAAACATCAGCAGCAAAGGAACTTATTCATCCCGGAAAAATGAATTCTATTACGCACTGGGATTAATGGCCAACAAAGCCGGTAAAAAAGATGAGGCCCAGCAGTTTTTCAGGCAATCCCTGAAAGAGAAAGTTTCAGACCCTCAGGTACGCGGACTGGCGTATTATGAAATAGGGAAGAACTACCTGGATAAGAATGATTATATCGGGGCCGGAAGCTATTATGATTCTGCCCTGGCTGTAATGACCTATGAGCCTTCCAAGATCCTTCTGCAGGATCAGGCTGCCTACATCAAAAAGATTTCCAAAAACTATTACCTGATCAAGAAAAACGACAGCATCCTGGCTTTAGCCAAGATGAACGATGCCCAGAAAACAGATTTCTTTTCAAAATACATTGCCAAGCTCAAGGCCAAAGAGGAAAAAGAGGAACTGGAAAGAAGGCGCGCGGAGAGAAATAAAGGCTTCGATACAGGAGATTACAGCGCCAATTCTGTCTTTGCCAACAGCTCAAATTCTTTTGAGGATTTCGGAGTGGCTTCCAGAGGATTTTATTTCTCCAATACCGGTACGGTGAGCAAAGGTTCTTCTTCATTCAAACAGGTATGGGGAGAGCGTGCGCTGGTCGATAACTGGAGGTATTCCAAGAAAATGACGACCATTGAGGATATGAAGAGTGAAGCTCTGGGCGTAGCGGCAGCACCGAATCCGAGGCGTTATGAACCGGCCTTTTACATCGAACAGATCCCTACAGACGCCAGCAAACTGGACGTCCTGAAAAAAGACCGTGACACGGCCTCGCTGGGACTGGGGATTATGTATCAGAACTATTTTACAAATACTCCGCTGGCCACCAAAACGCTCTATGACCTGGTGGATGTAAAACCTGAAGAAAAGGTCATGCTGCAGGCTTTATATGAAATCTTTGCCATGAATTACCTGAAGAATCCACAGGCTGCAGAAAGAGCCAAACAGATTCTCCTGAAAGATTACCCCTATACATCTTATGCTGAATTTGCAAGAAATCCTAAAAACAGCACATTTGTAAAGTCGTCTCCGGAGGTGGAAAACGAATATAAACGGGCCTATGCCTTATTTGAATCTGAAAAATTTGCGGAAAGCAGGGAGGTCCTGGACCAGATGATCCAGAAATATCCTAAGGATGCCATGGTTCCGAAGCTGTATCTGCTGAATGCTTTCAACGCCGGAAAATCAAGCGGAAAGGAAGTCATGATCCTACAGCTGGAACAGATTGCCCTGAATTACTCCAAAACGCCGGAAGGGTTAAAAGCAAAAGAAATGCTCAACTACCTGAAAAGCGACCTCAGCTTCCAGCCTACGGACAACCGGGGAAATCCAATGAACCCACAGGCAAACAGAGCTGCCAGCCAGCAGGGGACGGCCCAGAATGTGAACGCCGTTTTAAACGGGCCGCCGGCTCAGCCGAATAACAATAATAACCAGCCGAAAAAACCCGGCAACAATACCAACTCTAACATGCAGCAGATGCGGATGCAGAATAATTCCGGTAACATGCCTGCGAAACCACAATAA
- the tsaB gene encoding tRNA (adenosine(37)-N6)-threonylcarbamoyltransferase complex dimerization subunit type 1 TsaB yields MKILYLETSSKNCSVAVSDDEKLLCLCEEVSENYKQSESLHTFVEWALEGAGLSLKEIEAVSLGKGPGSYTGLRIGASSAKGFCYGLKVPLIAVNSMESMIEPFLGQNFNYIISLVDARRMEVYTAVYDGITGNEISATEAKILDEQSFVEFKDKKVIFVGDGARKAKEVLQLPDAVFNDTIYPSAQYLIRKTLEKAGNKDFEDIAYFEPFYLKDFHGVKKKRMSDQD; encoded by the coding sequence ATGAAAATATTATACCTTGAAACGTCTTCCAAAAACTGCTCGGTAGCGGTATCTGATGATGAAAAGCTTCTGTGCCTCTGTGAAGAAGTTTCAGAAAACTACAAACAGTCGGAGAGCCTACATACTTTTGTGGAATGGGCACTGGAAGGAGCCGGATTATCATTGAAAGAAATTGAGGCGGTATCATTAGGTAAAGGCCCGGGATCATACACCGGACTAAGAATCGGGGCTTCTTCAGCCAAAGGGTTCTGCTATGGCCTCAAAGTTCCTCTTATTGCCGTCAATTCCATGGAAAGCATGATAGAGCCTTTTTTAGGACAGAACTTTAATTACATTATATCTTTAGTCGATGCAAGGCGAATGGAAGTATATACGGCAGTATATGACGGTATCACAGGCAATGAGATTTCTGCTACTGAAGCCAAAATACTCGATGAACAATCATTCGTGGAATTCAAAGACAAAAAAGTAATTTTTGTGGGCGACGGAGCCAGGAAAGCAAAAGAAGTGCTGCAGCTTCCGGATGCAGTGTTCAATGATACCATCTACCCTTCCGCACAGTACCTGATTCGCAAAACACTGGAGAAAGCCGGAAACAAGGACTTTGAAGATATCGCCTATTTTGAACCTTTCTACCTGAAAGATTTCCATGGCGTAAAGAAAAAAAGGATGTCCGATCAGGATTGA
- a CDS encoding KdsC family phosphatase produces the protein MSYKEKLKDIKAFVFDVDGVFTDGSVYLLPGGNMCRVMNVLDGYAVIKALKNNYRIGVITGGNDEMVKHRIGYLGIEDYYPKSHDKMVDFEDFKKKYKLKNEEILTMGDDIPDLHIMKHSAIGACPPNAVAEIKEIADYISPKPGGTGAVRDVIEQVMKVQGTWNDDQTQSV, from the coding sequence ATGAGCTATAAAGAGAAATTAAAAGATATCAAGGCATTTGTATTTGATGTGGACGGCGTTTTTACCGACGGGAGCGTATACCTTCTTCCGGGAGGCAATATGTGCCGGGTGATGAATGTCCTGGACGGATATGCGGTGATTAAAGCCCTGAAAAACAATTACCGCATCGGCGTGATCACCGGCGGCAATGATGAAATGGTAAAGCACAGGATCGGATATCTCGGCATTGAAGACTATTATCCTAAATCCCATGACAAGATGGTTGATTTTGAAGATTTCAAGAAAAAATACAAACTTAAGAACGAAGAAATCCTGACGATGGGGGATGACATCCCGGACCTTCATATCATGAAGCATTCCGCCATCGGTGCCTGCCCGCCGAATGCCGTTGCTGAAATTAAGGAGATCGCAGATTACATCTCCCCGAAACCTGGCGGTACCGGTGCAGTGCGCGACGTGATCGAACAGGTAATGAAAGTCCAGGGAACATGGAATGACGATCAAACACAATCTGTTTAA
- a CDS encoding SDR family NAD(P)-dependent oxidoreductase yields MKTILVTGATSGIGKATAELLAEQGNRIIICGRRTAVLEEEKKRLSAFTEVLTLRFDVRNLEEVEQAFSTLPEEWRTIDVLINNAGNAHGLDPLSAGKTDDWDSMIDGNVKGLLYVSKMVIPGMKERNSGHIVNISSVAARQTYANGVVYCATKKAVDVISEGMRLELTEFGIRVTNIQPGAVETDFSLVRFKGDQERAATVYAGYEALRAEDIADSIAYCVNTPKHVCISDMTIYPSAQAEPRTIYRK; encoded by the coding sequence ATGAAAACGATATTGGTGACCGGAGCCACATCCGGAATCGGGAAGGCAACGGCAGAGCTGCTTGCTGAGCAGGGAAACAGAATCATCATCTGCGGGAGGAGGACTGCTGTACTGGAAGAGGAAAAAAAACGACTTTCTGCTTTTACCGAAGTCCTGACGCTCAGGTTTGATGTGAGGAACCTTGAAGAGGTTGAACAGGCATTCAGCACGCTTCCTGAAGAATGGAGGACCATTGATGTCCTGATCAACAATGCCGGCAATGCCCATGGGCTCGATCCGCTTTCGGCCGGGAAAACCGATGACTGGGATTCGATGATCGACGGTAACGTAAAAGGACTGCTGTATGTTTCAAAAATGGTCATACCGGGGATGAAGGAACGGAATTCCGGGCATATTGTCAACATCAGTTCGGTAGCGGCCAGGCAGACGTATGCTAATGGTGTCGTGTACTGTGCCACGAAAAAAGCTGTGGATGTTATTTCCGAAGGAATGAGGCTGGAGCTGACCGAATTCGGAATCAGGGTAACCAATATCCAGCCGGGCGCTGTGGAAACCGATTTTTCACTGGTACGATTCAAAGGTGACCAGGAACGCGCAGCCACCGTATATGCAGGCTATGAAGCCCTGAGAGCTGAAGATATTGCCGATTCCATTGCTTACTGCGTCAATACGCCGAAGCACGTCTGCATCTCTGATATGACCATCTACCCTTCTGCACAGGCAGAGCCAAGGACCATTTACAGAAAGTAA
- a CDS encoding MauE/DoxX family redox-associated membrane protein, with translation MLYSKFILAFLLMVAGIVHFVKPQIFLKIMPGYVPFHLPMVYISGIAEIVCGILLLFPATQKIGAYLCIALFIAVFPANIEMARKFYLIHHQYFWLTVLRLPLQLVLIWWAWQFRK, from the coding sequence ATGCTGTATTCAAAATTCATATTAGCATTCTTACTGATGGTTGCCGGGATCGTACATTTTGTGAAACCGCAGATCTTTCTGAAAATTATGCCCGGTTACGTTCCGTTTCACCTGCCCATGGTATATATCAGCGGAATCGCTGAAATCGTCTGCGGAATCCTTCTGCTGTTCCCTGCTACTCAGAAGATCGGCGCCTATCTCTGTATCGCTTTGTTTATAGCCGTGTTTCCTGCCAATATCGAAATGGCAAGAAAGTTCTACCTGATCCATCATCAATATTTTTGGCTGACTGTATTAAGGCTTCCCCTGCAGCTTGTCCTGATCTGGTGGGCCTGGCAGTTCCGGAAATAA
- a CDS encoding Maf family protein, with the protein MKLLLASQSPRRKELLSGLGFDFEVVSINCDEILPEGTAIDQAAAYLSQLKADTFRSLTGDEVLLTADTVVAIDNTILGKPADEKEARAMISQLSGRSHIVYTGITVKTAEKSMTMTDAAEVEFDSVTREEAEYYITTYRPFDKAGSYGIQEWLGMAKIRKMTGSFYTIMGLPTHLVYKILKEI; encoded by the coding sequence ATGAAATTACTATTAGCCTCACAATCGCCGAGAAGGAAAGAACTGCTTTCAGGATTAGGCTTCGATTTTGAAGTGGTATCCATTAACTGTGATGAGATTCTCCCGGAAGGAACAGCCATAGACCAGGCAGCCGCTTATCTTTCCCAGCTGAAGGCGGACACTTTCAGAAGCCTTACCGGTGATGAAGTACTCCTTACCGCCGATACGGTAGTCGCAATTGATAACACCATACTGGGAAAACCTGCGGATGAAAAGGAGGCAAGGGCTATGATCAGTCAGTTGTCGGGGAGGAGCCATATTGTATATACCGGCATTACGGTAAAAACAGCTGAAAAATCCATGACCATGACAGATGCCGCTGAAGTTGAGTTTGACAGCGTTACCCGGGAAGAAGCAGAGTATTATATCACGACCTACAGGCCCTTTGACAAAGCCGGAAGCTATGGCATACAGGAATGGCTGGGCATGGCCAAAATCAGAAAGATGACAGGAAGCTTCTATACCATCATGGGGCTGCCCACCCATCTGGTTTACAAAATCCTCAAAGAAATATAA
- a CDS encoding YraN family protein: MATHNDFGKKAEDLAVEHLLRSGYKILSRNFRFQKAEIDIIAEKEDLIIIVEVKARSTDAFMLPQEAVKKSKIKLIVSAANRYLEQYNRNEEVRFDIITVLPDEERNLVIEHIIHAFDAFDAN; the protein is encoded by the coding sequence ATGGCAACACACAATGATTTCGGTAAAAAAGCAGAAGATCTGGCTGTTGAGCATCTTCTCAGAAGCGGTTACAAGATCCTGTCACGGAACTTCCGCTTCCAGAAAGCAGAAATCGATATCATTGCTGAGAAAGAGGACCTGATTATTATTGTGGAGGTAAAGGCACGCTCTACCGATGCTTTTATGCTGCCCCAGGAAGCGGTTAAAAAATCAAAAATAAAACTGATTGTCTCTGCGGCGAATCGTTATCTTGAACAATACAACAGGAATGAGGAAGTCAGGTTTGATATCATTACCGTGCTTCCCGATGAGGAGAGAAATTTGGTTATCGAGCATATTATCCATGCCTTCGATGCCTTTGATGCCAATTAA
- the rnr gene encoding ribonuclease R: MPKKRKYISQKNDHKLQEIGKLILRYMNENSTKVYNYKQIADGIDYKNPRQRELVIQALHKLQAADRIKESEKGKYIVNLNIKGTLTGTIDFNQSGNAYVSVEGVEDDIFIHSKNVKDALQGDKVLIVTYTYKGKKLEGSVLEVLERTRTEFVGTLQVVPHKDFGFVVCDKKTINTDIFIPKGKFGGAENGDKVIVKMTEWRPGDKNPEGEIIQVLGAPGEHETEIHSILAEYGLPYTFPEEVERDADTIDRSINDEEVAKRWDMRDVCTFTIDPKDAKDFDDALSIRKLDNGYWEIGVHIADVSHYVVPGTLLDDEAYQRATSVYLVDRVVPMLPEVLSNDVCSLRPNEDKFTFSAVFQLDDQARIQKQWFGRTVIHSDRRFTYEEAQERIETKQGDLQEEINVLDRLAKIMRAERIRQGAITFDRSEVRFNLDENNEPIGVYFKISKDSNHLIEEFMLLANKKVSEFISLNKKGDISQNTFIYRVHADPDPAKLEALRDFVSTFGYKMDLANTKKVAESLNRLLHDVKGKGEENMIETLAMRSMSKAVYSTEPIGHYGLGFDYYSHFTSPIRRYPDLIAHRLLQHYLNGGKSPDRNALEEQAKHCSAMERLAADAERDSIKFMQVKFMEKHLGETFTGVISGVAEFGFWVEIPENGAEGLIKLRDLVDDSYTYDAKTHAVYGNRHGKRYQLGDQVQIKVVKANLIQKQLDFKIVD, translated from the coding sequence ATGCCAAAAAAAAGAAAATATATAAGTCAGAAAAATGACCATAAGCTCCAGGAGATCGGAAAGCTGATCCTCCGTTATATGAATGAAAATTCAACAAAAGTTTATAATTACAAGCAGATTGCTGACGGAATCGATTATAAGAATCCGAGGCAGAGAGAGCTGGTCATCCAGGCGCTGCATAAACTGCAGGCGGCGGACAGGATCAAAGAATCCGAAAAAGGAAAATACATCGTTAACCTCAACATTAAGGGAACGCTGACCGGAACCATAGATTTTAACCAGTCGGGTAATGCCTATGTAAGTGTAGAAGGTGTGGAAGATGATATTTTCATCCATTCCAAAAATGTGAAAGATGCCCTTCAGGGCGATAAGGTTTTAATTGTTACGTATACCTACAAAGGCAAAAAGCTGGAAGGTTCCGTCCTGGAAGTTCTGGAAAGGACCAGAACGGAATTCGTAGGTACTTTGCAGGTCGTTCCTCATAAGGATTTCGGGTTTGTGGTCTGCGATAAGAAAACGATCAATACCGATATATTCATTCCGAAGGGTAAATTCGGAGGAGCGGAAAACGGTGACAAGGTGATCGTAAAAATGACAGAATGGAGACCGGGAGACAAAAATCCCGAAGGAGAGATCATCCAGGTTTTGGGCGCTCCTGGAGAGCACGAAACTGAAATCCATTCCATTCTTGCCGAATACGGACTCCCGTATACATTCCCTGAGGAAGTGGAGCGGGATGCTGATACAATAGACCGCAGCATCAATGATGAAGAAGTCGCCAAGCGCTGGGATATGCGTGATGTATGTACCTTCACCATTGACCCTAAGGATGCCAAAGATTTTGATGACGCCCTATCCATCAGGAAACTGGATAACGGATACTGGGAAATCGGGGTTCACATTGCCGATGTATCGCATTATGTAGTTCCGGGAACACTGCTGGATGACGAAGCATACCAGAGGGCGACCTCCGTGTACCTGGTAGACCGTGTGGTCCCGATGCTTCCGGAAGTACTGAGTAATGATGTCTGTTCCCTGCGTCCTAATGAAGATAAATTTACCTTCTCGGCTGTATTCCAGCTGGATGATCAGGCCAGAATCCAGAAACAGTGGTTTGGCAGGACAGTGATCCATTCAGACCGCAGGTTTACGTATGAGGAAGCCCAGGAAAGAATTGAAACCAAGCAGGGAGATCTTCAGGAAGAAATCAATGTGCTGGACAGGTTGGCTAAAATCATGCGTGCGGAAAGGATCCGACAGGGGGCCATTACCTTCGACCGCAGTGAAGTACGCTTTAATCTTGATGAAAACAATGAACCGATCGGCGTATACTTCAAGATCAGCAAAGATTCAAACCACCTGATTGAGGAATTCATGCTGTTGGCCAATAAAAAAGTATCCGAATTTATATCGCTGAATAAAAAAGGGGATATCTCACAGAATACCTTCATCTACAGGGTCCACGCGGACCCGGATCCGGCAAAGCTGGAAGCGCTGAGAGATTTTGTCTCTACTTTCGGATATAAAATGGATTTAGCGAATACGAAAAAAGTAGCCGAATCCCTGAACCGTTTACTGCATGACGTAAAAGGAAAAGGGGAAGAAAATATGATTGAAACCCTGGCCATGCGCAGCATGAGCAAAGCGGTTTATTCTACGGAACCGATCGGACATTACGGACTCGGATTCGATTATTACAGCCATTTCACTTCTCCGATCAGGCGTTATCCCGATCTGATCGCTCACAGGCTGCTTCAACATTACCTGAACGGAGGTAAATCCCCGGATAGGAATGCTCTGGAGGAACAGGCGAAACACTGCAGTGCCATGGAAAGGTTAGCTGCTGATGCCGAAAGGGATTCCATTAAATTCATGCAGGTGAAATTCATGGAAAAACACCTGGGCGAAACGTTTACCGGCGTAATTTCCGGGGTGGCGGAATTCGGGTTCTGGGTGGAAATTCCTGAGAACGGTGCTGAAGGGCTGATCAAGCTCAGGGATCTGGTAGACGATTCCTATACGTATGACGCCAAAACCCATGCGGTGTATGGCAACAGGCACGGAAAAAGGTACCAGCTGGGAGATCAGGTGCAGATCAAAGTGGTTAAAGCTAACCTAATACAGAAACAGCTGGATTTCAAGATTGTTGACTGA
- a CDS encoding LysE family translocator produces MFELIISAVILGFMLSLVFIGPIFFLLIETSFSRGPKHALALDIGVISADLLCIVAAYYASADIVTLIDKHPGFYRITSILIFAYGIVMMVTKTKMHMHGEEKFISQNYVKTFANGFFFNLLNVGVILFWLVTVISVRNQYPDTGNFILYIGIVIATYLGIDLAKIFLAKQFHDKLTQKLANQIRRIVGGILIVFSFFIFLQSFKKFNQFDKRLEEAEKTEVKYQKHHEQNNTSGTTKKR; encoded by the coding sequence ATGTTTGAATTAATAATTTCTGCCGTTATACTGGGGTTCATGCTGAGCTTGGTTTTTATAGGACCTATTTTTTTCCTGTTGATTGAAACCAGCTTTTCCCGGGGCCCGAAACATGCCTTAGCACTGGATATCGGAGTCATTTCAGCAGACCTGTTATGTATTGTTGCAGCCTATTATGCGAGTGCAGACATTGTAACGCTGATTGACAAGCATCCGGGGTTTTACCGCATCACCTCCATACTCATCTTTGCTTACGGAATCGTGATGATGGTTACCAAAACCAAGATGCACATGCACGGCGAAGAGAAATTCATCAGTCAGAATTACGTCAAGACGTTTGCCAACGGATTTTTCTTCAACCTCCTGAATGTAGGCGTTATTCTTTTTTGGCTGGTAACGGTGATTTCGGTAAGAAATCAGTATCCGGATACGGGCAATTTTATTTTATACATCGGCATCGTTATTGCCACCTATCTGGGCATAGACCTTGCTAAAATATTTCTTGCCAAACAGTTCCATGATAAGCTGACCCAGAAACTGGCTAACCAAATCAGGAGAATCGTAGGCGGAATTTTAATTGTTTTCAGCTTCTTTATTTTTTTACAGAGCTTTAAAAAATTCAATCAGTTTGACAAGAGGCTGGAAGAAGCCGAAAAGACTGAAGTAAAATACCAGAAACACCATGAGCAAAATAATACTTCCGGAACCACTAAAAAGCGGTGA